A region from the Streptomyces sp. Tu6071 genome encodes:
- a CDS encoding DUF6879 family protein, giving the protein MPSSKPTFDELIATCRSALHLEMRDAYAVDYEKGPFADWRAGHRLNPAERETWWRPWLDLISETVDRGAEVRRARIVSEPVSEYTRFLYDGTFTNVAAGEQVRWLPRRQASDIPLPGNDFWLFDGVWVHWNHFAGDGSSLGAEITDDPRAAAVCRDAFEQVWERATPHDEYKIR; this is encoded by the coding sequence ATGCCATCGAGCAAGCCCACGTTCGATGAGCTGATCGCGACGTGCCGGAGCGCTCTCCACCTGGAGATGCGCGACGCCTACGCCGTGGACTACGAGAAGGGTCCCTTCGCGGACTGGCGCGCCGGACACCGGCTCAACCCGGCGGAACGCGAGACCTGGTGGCGTCCGTGGCTCGACCTCATCAGCGAAACGGTCGACCGCGGCGCGGAAGTGCGGCGCGCGCGGATCGTGTCCGAGCCGGTCAGCGAGTACACCCGCTTCCTCTACGACGGCACCTTCACCAATGTGGCCGCCGGGGAGCAGGTCCGCTGGCTGCCCCGACGCCAGGCATCCGACATTCCCCTGCCGGGCAATGACTTCTGGCTCTTCGACGGCGTGTGGGTGCACTGGAACCACTTCGCCGGGGACGGGTCATCGCTCGGCGCGGAGATCACCGACGATCCCCGCGCGGCGGCTGTGTGCCGTGACGCCTTCGAGCAGGTGTGGGAACGAGCTACACCGCACGACGAGTACAAGATCCGCTGA
- a CDS encoding helix-turn-helix domain-containing protein, whose product MPTSPSSSAQAARQAVAERLRDLRRAAGLTVTELGAACGWHHAKTSRIENARTAPSAKDITAWCRACGVEALTGDLVAQSLNAESMYSEWRDQMRGGIKRLQESLTDFYRETRLFRVYSSTLIPGLLQTEGYAAGLLTAIADFRQIPVNDGAEAGAARVARSRVIYEPGHRFVLLIEEAALYYRIGDDEAMAAQLGFLLTAGALPAVSLGIVPSSHPQRRQWPHETFHMYDDAFVSVELLSAQVKLTQPSEIALYLRAFEELRSMAVYGADARALVVRAIDALR is encoded by the coding sequence ATGCCCACCTCTCCGTCGTCGTCCGCCCAAGCGGCCCGACAGGCCGTGGCCGAGCGGCTGCGCGACCTCCGCCGAGCCGCAGGGCTCACGGTGACAGAGCTGGGGGCGGCGTGCGGCTGGCACCACGCAAAGACGTCCCGGATCGAGAACGCCCGTACCGCGCCCTCGGCCAAGGACATCACCGCCTGGTGCCGTGCATGCGGAGTTGAGGCGCTGACCGGGGACCTGGTGGCGCAGTCCCTCAACGCCGAGTCGATGTACAGCGAGTGGCGCGACCAGATGCGGGGCGGAATAAAGCGCCTCCAGGAGTCCTTGACGGACTTCTACCGGGAGACGCGCCTGTTCCGGGTCTACTCCTCCACGCTCATCCCCGGGCTGTTGCAGACGGAGGGATACGCCGCGGGCCTCCTCACGGCCATCGCCGACTTCCGCCAGATCCCGGTGAACGACGGGGCGGAGGCGGGCGCCGCCCGGGTGGCCCGGTCTCGGGTCATCTACGAGCCCGGCCACCGCTTCGTCCTCCTGATCGAGGAGGCCGCCCTCTACTACCGGATCGGCGACGACGAGGCAATGGCCGCCCAACTCGGCTTTCTCCTCACGGCTGGTGCCCTGCCCGCCGTGTCGCTGGGCATCGTCCCCTCGTCGCACCCACAGCGTCGGCAGTGGCCGCACGAGACGTTCCACATGTACGACGACGCCTTCGTGTCGGTCGAACTGCTCTCCGCGCAGGTGAAGCTGACCCAGCCCTCCGAGATCGCCCTGTATTTGCGGGCGTTCGAAGAGCTGCGGAGCATGGCCGTCTACGGCGCGGACGCGCGCGCTCTGGTCGTGCGGGCGATCGACGCGTTGCGGTAG
- a CDS encoding DUF721 domain-containing protein, whose protein sequence is MLAERAWELPAAGATLRDRWTAIAPDLAGSVAAVGYNAASGCLILRPSSAVWATETRLRKAQIIEAANTAAGRTVVRAVRVLAPSTGPAPTPAPATADGEGTAAPTPVRTRENASPGYRPALRAHQQAAPAQRVDHDVLKADRRAGERQAAAMRALSHHAFPDEVPRLSAREDVDAERRTGAEIEAAARRRARADRAPRRAIP, encoded by the coding sequence CTGCTCGCCGAGCGCGCCTGGGAACTCCCCGCCGCCGGAGCCACGCTCCGCGACCGCTGGACGGCGATCGCACCCGACCTCGCCGGATCCGTCGCCGCCGTCGGCTACAACGCTGCCAGCGGGTGCCTGATCCTGCGGCCAAGCTCGGCTGTCTGGGCCACCGAGACCCGGTTGCGAAAGGCCCAGATCATTGAGGCCGCAAACACGGCGGCGGGGCGCACCGTGGTCCGGGCCGTACGGGTCCTCGCCCCCAGCACCGGCCCCGCGCCCACCCCGGCCCCGGCCACTGCCGACGGCGAAGGCACCGCCGCACCCACGCCCGTACGGACCCGGGAGAACGCCTCGCCCGGATACCGCCCTGCGCTCCGCGCCCACCAGCAGGCAGCCCCCGCCCAGCGCGTCGACCACGACGTCCTCAAGGCCGACCGCCGCGCCGGCGAGCGCCAGGCGGCCGCGATGCGCGCCCTGTCCCACCACGCCTTCCCCGACGAAGTGCCCCGTCTCTCGGCGCGCGAGGACGTCGACGCGGAGCGGCGCACCGGTGCCGAGATCGAGGCGGCCGCACGTCGCCGGGCCCGCGCGGACCGGGCCCCGCGTCGTGCGATCCCGTAA
- a CDS encoding helix-turn-helix domain-containing protein: MNKPTGKEVDPRDRALGQRVAKLRKERGMTQQELAARLNGRSAGWMSQVERGIQPVRRVDVLQEIADALGVSIQMLDPSSPIFTPSVPPVTEATNDLDGARTVISGHPAIGLITGVEESGAIDLGALEESVEQIWEYTHRNAYPEISETIAALLPQLERAVRTVPAPDRPVAYRNLARAYQALAAAFARQGDSRSSWVSADRAVAAGERSGDIFLVHAGIFRMVHAFVRLGHNQEAEHAVTEAVAALQRRADLPPEGLSVLGSLHLAKALVHARSGQRSEARAELESARRVAEQIGEDRNDYNLEFGPTNVMIQTVSTALDLGDAGEALDIGQSIDAASLSPERQARLLMDLGRAHAQRRHTPDAVECLLRAEEMSPDLVRQHSAARAAIRELLLVSGPKASADLVALAARASAAE; the protein is encoded by the coding sequence ATGAACAAGCCCACGGGCAAGGAGGTAGACCCCCGCGACCGAGCTCTCGGCCAACGCGTCGCCAAGCTCCGCAAGGAGCGCGGCATGACGCAACAGGAGCTGGCAGCCCGGTTGAATGGACGGTCCGCTGGCTGGATGAGCCAGGTAGAACGCGGAATCCAGCCGGTACGTCGCGTCGATGTTCTCCAGGAGATTGCTGACGCGCTGGGTGTCTCCATCCAGATGCTCGACCCCAGCTCCCCGATTTTCACCCCTTCGGTTCCACCTGTCACCGAGGCCACCAACGACCTCGACGGTGCTCGAACCGTCATCTCAGGGCACCCCGCGATCGGCCTCATCACCGGGGTCGAGGAATCGGGAGCCATTGACCTTGGTGCGCTCGAAGAGTCCGTCGAGCAGATTTGGGAGTACACCCACCGCAATGCGTATCCGGAGATCAGCGAGACAATCGCCGCGCTGCTCCCTCAGCTGGAACGTGCCGTACGCACCGTCCCCGCCCCGGACCGGCCTGTCGCCTACCGGAACCTGGCGCGGGCGTACCAAGCACTCGCCGCCGCCTTCGCTCGGCAGGGCGATTCTCGCTCATCATGGGTGTCCGCTGACCGGGCAGTAGCCGCCGGCGAGAGATCCGGTGACATTTTCCTCGTGCACGCGGGGATCTTCCGCATGGTGCACGCCTTCGTCCGCCTGGGGCACAACCAGGAAGCCGAACACGCGGTCACCGAAGCGGTCGCAGCTCTCCAACGGCGCGCGGACCTCCCCCCGGAGGGCCTGTCCGTGCTCGGCTCGCTCCACCTCGCAAAAGCGCTGGTTCACGCCAGGTCTGGGCAACGCTCGGAGGCCCGCGCGGAACTGGAGAGCGCGAGACGGGTAGCGGAGCAGATCGGCGAGGACCGCAATGACTACAACCTCGAATTCGGCCCGACCAATGTCATGATCCAGACAGTCTCAACCGCCCTGGATCTCGGTGATGCCGGGGAGGCTCTCGACATAGGGCAATCCATCGATGCCGCCTCGTTGTCGCCCGAGCGCCAAGCTAGGTTGTTGATGGACTTGGGGCGAGCCCACGCGCAGCGGCGACACACGCCCGACGCAGTCGAATGCCTGCTGCGCGCGGAGGAAATGTCACCGGACCTAGTACGTCAGCACAGCGCGGCCCGGGCCGCGATCAGAGAGCTGTTGCTCGTGAGCGGGCCGAAGGCGTCCGCCGATCTGGTGGCTCTGGCCGCGCGGGCGTCCGCGGCGGAATGA
- a CDS encoding putative quinol monooxygenase, translated as MTIPGGEVSGYALVVRFTTRDADSAKKFDALVSRTLEGIRYEPGTLAYVVHVPEGEPLVRVFYELYASYDAFQIHEAQPHTQRMLSEREQYLDGSEVTFLNELMGKRPTETT; from the coding sequence ATGACCATCCCAGGAGGAGAAGTGAGCGGATACGCACTCGTCGTGCGGTTCACCACCCGTGACGCCGACTCAGCCAAGAAGTTCGACGCCCTCGTGAGTCGCACTTTGGAGGGCATCCGCTACGAACCCGGCACTCTCGCCTACGTCGTCCATGTCCCGGAGGGCGAACCACTGGTCCGCGTGTTCTATGAGCTCTACGCGAGCTACGACGCGTTTCAGATCCACGAGGCGCAGCCCCATACGCAGCGGATGCTCAGCGAGCGAGAGCAGTACCTCGACGGCAGCGAGGTCACGTTTCTCAACGAGCTGATGGGCAAGCGCCCGACGGAGACGACATGA
- a CDS encoding IS5 family transposase (programmed frameshift): MRRHELSDAEWEFVRPLLPESLRGRKRLDDRRVLNGIVWKFRTGTAWRDVPERYGPWATLHTRFRRWAADGTFDRMLRAAQAKADAAGDVDWLVSVDSTIVRAHQHAAGARKGGRDPALGRSRGGLTSKIHLACDGRGRPLAFVVTGGNTNDCTRFPAVMEAIRVPRIGPGRPRVRPDHVLGDKGYSSKAIRAWLRRKGIAHTIPERADQARNRARRGSRGGRPPAFDREVYKHRNVVERCFNRLKQWRGIATRYDKTAESYEAAVTLASLLMWA, translated from the exons ATACGTCGCCATGAACTGTCGGATGCCGAGTGGGAGTTCGTCCGGCCGCTGCTGCCCGAGTCGTTGCGGGGACGCAAGCGGTTGGACGATCGCAGGGTCCTGAACGGGATCGTGTGGAAGTTCCGGACCGGGACGGCCTGGCGGGACGTGCCCGAGCGCTATGGCCCGTGGGCCACGCTGCATACGCGTTTCCGCAGGTGGGCGGCGGACGGGACGTTCGACCGGATGCTCCGCGCCGCCCAGGCGAAAGCGGATGCGGCGGGCGACGTCGACTGGCTGGTGTCCGTCGACTCGACGATCGTCCGCGCTCACCAGCACGCGGCCGGGGCCCGAAAAGGGGGC CGCGACCCGGCCCTCGGCCGGTCAAGAGGCGGTCTGACCAGCAAAATCCACCTGGCCTGTGACGGGCGGGGCCGACCCCTGGCATTCGTGGTCACGGGTGGAAACACCAACGACTGCACCCGGTTCCCCGCCGTGATGGAAGCGATCCGCGTGCCCCGGATCGGACCCGGCCGTCCCCGGGTCCGGCCCGATCACGTCCTAGGCGACAAGGGCTACAGCTCGAAGGCGATCCGCGCCTGGCTCCGTCGCAAGGGCATCGCCCACACGATTCCCGAGCGGGCCGACCAGGCCCGCAACCGGGCCCGGCGGGGCAGCCGCGGAGGCCGCCCGCCGGCCTTCGACCGCGAGGTCTACAAGCACCGCAACGTCGTGGAGCGGTGCTTCAACCGTCTGAAGCAGTGGCGCGGGATCGCCACCCGGTACGACAAGACTGCCGAGTCCTACGAAGCAGCTGTCACGCTCGCGTCACTCCTGATGTGGGCGTGA
- a CDS encoding WhiB family transcriptional regulator: MPDWRHQALCRDEDPELFFPVGETGPGAVQLEEAKKICTGCPVRALCLEFALDSRQQDGVWGGISAEERRRMRRRRAWPATTDTPAA; encoded by the coding sequence ATCCCCGATTGGCGTCACCAGGCCCTGTGCCGTGACGAGGACCCCGAGCTTTTCTTCCCCGTGGGCGAGACCGGCCCGGGGGCCGTGCAGCTCGAGGAGGCCAAGAAGATCTGCACGGGCTGCCCCGTCCGCGCCCTGTGCCTGGAGTTCGCGCTCGACTCCCGCCAGCAGGACGGCGTGTGGGGCGGCATCTCCGCCGAGGAACGCCGCCGCATGCGCCGGCGCCGCGCATGGCCCGCGACCACGGACACCCCCGCCGCGTGA
- a CDS encoding DUF2637 domain-containing protein encodes MTAVDIRKPETVRPDDDDQHSWPVPAPADHTDHDQEQPGSQQHDQDDRDDDPRTMRLLAVVAGVGGLVLAGIGFTGSYNTLRHLAESKGFGTFSYAFPVGIDAGILVLLALDLYMMRKRMPWPILRWTAHGLTVATVAFNAAAAGPVTEDPLAASMHGVIPVLFIIAVEAARHYIGRMADLLAGETPLGSVPLTRWILAPLSTPRLARRMRLYNLPYKEVAAQHQALRIYREGLRQKYENHEQSWRRAATPDELLPFKLAPFGFSVERALGVPLEEETKRLQRAARAAVQRAEAEIQRVRTDVQLGEARIQAEVDKIRGEGRLKIARAEAEREAQAEIQAAEADAQLREAQRQHALKLAEDQAAAEAQELADETEKRRTLSRIDREKVQASWGLEQKQMATEATERERRIQADAAARAQREEITRQAGIAEQAERRARALAGERAALEEAAERERKEAEHRAATVNTILEAQRGAESIAVSKAREQAAIEDAAARKARAAEHEAAAVEAAARARMTQVDWDVQRVSAMIQARGDSAVTVRVIADELGISTGSAQDRKTKALALLRGESTGDLERAAA; translated from the coding sequence ATGACCGCCGTCGATATCCGCAAGCCCGAAACGGTCCGCCCGGACGACGACGACCAGCACTCCTGGCCCGTCCCGGCCCCGGCCGACCACACCGATCACGACCAGGAGCAGCCCGGCTCCCAGCAGCACGACCAGGACGACCGGGACGACGACCCGCGCACCATGCGGCTGCTCGCCGTCGTCGCTGGCGTCGGCGGCCTGGTCCTCGCCGGGATCGGTTTCACCGGCTCCTACAACACGCTGCGCCACCTCGCGGAGAGCAAGGGCTTCGGGACTTTCTCCTACGCCTTCCCCGTCGGTATCGACGCCGGCATCCTCGTGCTGCTCGCGCTCGATCTGTACATGATGCGCAAGCGGATGCCGTGGCCGATCCTTCGCTGGACCGCGCACGGCCTGACCGTCGCGACCGTCGCTTTCAACGCGGCCGCCGCCGGCCCGGTGACCGAGGACCCGCTCGCTGCGTCCATGCACGGCGTCATCCCGGTGCTGTTCATCATCGCCGTGGAGGCCGCTCGCCACTACATCGGCCGGATGGCCGACCTGCTCGCCGGTGAGACCCCGCTCGGGTCGGTCCCGCTGACCCGCTGGATCCTCGCCCCGCTGTCCACGCCGCGCCTGGCCCGTCGGATGCGGTTGTACAACCTCCCCTACAAGGAGGTCGCCGCCCAGCACCAGGCGTTGCGGATCTACCGCGAGGGCCTGCGCCAGAAGTACGAGAACCACGAGCAGAGCTGGCGCCGGGCGGCGACGCCGGACGAGCTGCTGCCGTTCAAGCTGGCCCCGTTCGGGTTCAGCGTGGAGCGCGCTCTCGGGGTCCCGCTGGAGGAAGAGACCAAGCGCCTCCAGCGGGCGGCGCGGGCCGCTGTTCAGCGTGCTGAGGCTGAGATTCAGCGCGTGCGCACCGATGTTCAACTGGGCGAGGCCCGCATTCAGGCGGAGGTCGACAAGATCCGTGGCGAGGGTCGCCTGAAGATCGCCCGGGCTGAAGCGGAACGCGAGGCTCAGGCGGAGATTCAGGCCGCCGAGGCCGATGCTCAACTGCGTGAGGCGCAGCGTCAGCACGCGCTCAAGCTCGCGGAGGACCAGGCTGCGGCCGAAGCGCAGGAGCTCGCCGACGAGACCGAGAAGCGGCGCACGCTCTCCCGGATCGACCGGGAGAAGGTGCAGGCCAGTTGGGGTCTGGAGCAGAAGCAGATGGCCACCGAGGCCACCGAGCGCGAGCGCCGTATCCAGGCCGATGCCGCCGCCCGCGCCCAGCGCGAGGAGATCACACGGCAGGCCGGCATCGCGGAGCAGGCGGAGCGGCGCGCGCGGGCGCTCGCCGGGGAGAGGGCGGCCCTGGAAGAGGCCGCTGAACGCGAGAGGAAGGAGGCTGAACATCGCGCCGCGACGGTGAACACGATCTTGGAGGCGCAGCGCGGAGCCGAGTCGATCGCCGTGTCGAAGGCCCGCGAGCAGGCCGCGATCGAGGACGCCGCCGCCCGCAAGGCGCGTGCGGCTGAACACGAGGCGGCGGCGGTTGAAGCCGCGGCGCGCGCCCGCATGACCCAGGTCGACTGGGATGTGCAGCGGGTCTCCGCGATGATCCAGGCCCGGGGCGATAGCGCGGTCACCGTCCGCGTCATCGCTGACGAGCTGGGCATCTCCACCGGCTCCGCGCAGGACCGCAAGACCAAGGCGCTCGCCCTGCTCAGGGGCGAGTCCACCGGCGATCTCGAGCGGGCTGCGGCCTGA
- a CDS encoding DNA translocase FtsK, protein MSMRHWDWSLPSGHTTFLGYATETAMTTVALAPLTGLPWQAAALTLGSAAAAGTVHDLRVSTTLGTLTTRAVSWLTASAWASWALATAPLTTTGWASGLGLATVGLAANASANRTENTRSERKKLLKLRRKSVGILLDWEDRMKRVARIEDCHGKDVQHWPGEVGYTVEMDLPAGGTNVDDLNGYGPKFASDLRLPDGCGVELFPGANRGTILIEVTLKDVITADIPYPEDYSEISLTERFPFGVYRNGEPALGSLCNDCGILVGETDAGKTNTLRVVTAQLARMPDALIWAIDTTGGGVALPWITPWATEGIASAPIVDWIAHTEDEARLMLKMAAEIIAARKAGYQQLMRERKTDNKLPISAEIPGIVIITDETASLPYDIKEMIDKVEQEGRAMRVRALVAALRATQDAITAMMKLMSKWRVGMTVSDAEELAYLFPGYIKIDPKDAPVAGSGWNMHTRLGPKKPTAMKVWRLVDELMDTICQATAGRRPKLDELSAAVDSGEHYPQRWARTLPDLYKGQKLTESAQYAVDNAGEIIAAATLLASDPVPQGSSMASPAPVVPAGFEGFGGAEELFAAVTAQLDPNAAHLAVPTAPAPTPAAAPTAPAPLPRPARPVDPRELGWELLAAAGATGYTPKLLHEALAAEMDRRKVGDAPAQRTVGGWLQAWAKDGKAIKDDSGQYTRYVAREAAVGPAVSGPATPAGSETAPLPEGLDAALVLQAVDLVVSTQFGSASMLQRKLRIGFAPVQNLMDFLHQLGIVGPSDGSKAREILVSTADLDATMMRIADELGYTTRDLGAMGLAAAAASHAKE, encoded by the coding sequence ATGTCGATGCGTCACTGGGACTGGTCGCTGCCCAGCGGCCACACCACCTTCCTCGGATACGCCACCGAGACCGCCATGACCACCGTCGCGCTCGCCCCGCTCACCGGCCTGCCCTGGCAGGCTGCCGCCCTCACCCTGGGCAGCGCGGCCGCCGCCGGCACCGTCCACGACCTGCGCGTGAGCACCACCCTGGGCACGCTCACCACCCGTGCCGTCTCCTGGCTGACCGCGTCCGCATGGGCGTCCTGGGCGCTGGCGACCGCGCCGCTGACCACCACCGGCTGGGCGAGCGGCCTGGGCCTGGCCACCGTCGGCCTCGCCGCCAACGCCTCCGCCAACCGCACCGAGAACACCCGCTCCGAGCGCAAGAAGCTCCTCAAGCTCCGCCGCAAGTCGGTCGGCATCCTCCTGGACTGGGAAGACCGCATGAAGCGCGTCGCCCGCATCGAGGACTGCCACGGCAAGGACGTGCAGCACTGGCCCGGCGAAGTCGGCTACACCGTGGAGATGGACCTGCCCGCCGGCGGCACCAACGTCGACGACCTCAACGGCTACGGCCCGAAGTTCGCCAGCGACCTGCGCCTGCCCGACGGCTGCGGAGTCGAGCTGTTCCCCGGTGCCAACCGCGGCACCATCCTGATCGAGGTCACCCTCAAGGACGTCATCACCGCCGACATCCCTTACCCCGAGGACTACTCCGAGATCAGCCTCACCGAGCGGTTCCCGTTCGGCGTGTACCGCAACGGCGAGCCCGCGCTCGGCAGCCTCTGCAACGACTGCGGGATCCTCGTGGGCGAGACCGACGCGGGCAAGACCAACACCCTGCGCGTCGTCACCGCCCAGCTCGCCCGCATGCCCGACGCGCTGATCTGGGCGATCGACACCACCGGCGGCGGCGTCGCCCTCCCCTGGATCACTCCGTGGGCCACCGAGGGCATCGCGTCCGCGCCGATCGTCGACTGGATCGCGCACACCGAGGACGAAGCCCGCCTCATGCTCAAGATGGCCGCCGAGATCATCGCCGCGCGCAAGGCCGGCTACCAGCAGCTGATGCGCGAGAGGAAGACCGACAACAAGCTGCCGATCAGCGCGGAGATCCCCGGCATCGTCATCATCACCGACGAGACCGCCTCCCTGCCGTACGACATCAAGGAGATGATCGACAAGGTCGAGCAGGAGGGCCGCGCGATGCGCGTGCGCGCACTCGTGGCCGCCCTGCGCGCCACGCAGGACGCCATCACCGCGATGATGAAGCTGATGTCGAAGTGGCGGGTCGGCATGACCGTCTCCGACGCCGAAGAGCTCGCCTACCTCTTCCCCGGCTACATCAAGATCGACCCGAAGGACGCGCCCGTCGCAGGGTCCGGGTGGAACATGCACACCCGCCTCGGACCGAAGAAGCCGACCGCGATGAAGGTATGGCGCCTGGTCGACGAGCTGATGGACACCATCTGCCAGGCCACGGCCGGGCGACGGCCCAAGCTCGATGAGCTGTCTGCCGCGGTGGACAGCGGCGAGCACTACCCGCAGCGGTGGGCGCGCACCCTGCCCGACCTGTACAAGGGGCAGAAGCTCACCGAGTCCGCGCAGTACGCCGTCGACAACGCCGGTGAGATCATCGCCGCCGCGACGCTGCTCGCCTCCGACCCGGTGCCGCAGGGCAGCAGCATGGCGTCGCCCGCTCCGGTGGTGCCGGCCGGGTTCGAGGGGTTCGGCGGTGCAGAGGAGCTGTTCGCAGCCGTCACCGCACAGCTGGACCCGAACGCCGCGCACCTCGCCGTCCCCACGGCTCCGGCCCCCACGCCGGCCGCCGCGCCGACGGCACCGGCCCCGCTCCCCCGCCCTGCCCGCCCGGTCGATCCGCGCGAGCTGGGCTGGGAGCTCCTGGCCGCCGCCGGGGCGACCGGCTACACGCCCAAGCTCCTGCACGAAGCCCTCGCGGCGGAGATGGACCGGCGGAAGGTGGGCGACGCCCCGGCACAGCGCACGGTCGGCGGCTGGCTCCAGGCGTGGGCGAAGGACGGCAAGGCCATCAAGGACGACTCCGGGCAGTACACCCGCTACGTCGCCCGCGAAGCCGCGGTCGGCCCGGCCGTCTCCGGCCCGGCCACCCCGGCCGGGTCGGAGACGGCACCCCTGCCCGAGGGTCTGGACGCGGCCCTGGTCCTCCAGGCCGTGGACTTGGTCGTCTCCACGCAGTTCGGGTCGGCGTCGATGCTCCAACGCAAGCTGCGCATCGGCTTCGCCCCCGTCCAGAACCTGATGGACTTCCTCCACCAGCTGGGCATCGTCGGCCCGTCCGACGGCTCAAAGGCACGCGAAATCCTGGTCTCGACGGCAGACTTGGACGCGACCATGATGAGGATCGCCGACGAACTCGGCTACACCACGCGCGACTTGGGCGCGATGGGCCTCGCGGCGGCTGCCGCTTCGCATGCCAAGGAGTGA